In Calonectris borealis chromosome 20, bCalBor7.hap1.2, whole genome shotgun sequence, a genomic segment contains:
- the FN3K gene encoding fructosamine-3-kinase isoform X6, with the protein MILVQLSLIRLLSTAIQMDLAESSCSSLEITMEKILKTELKTSVLKAFGSSGGGYISQSQGYETDSGRVFVKINHKPQARKMFEGEMASLEAIQKTNIVRVPQPIKVIDLPGGGAMFVMEYLKMKHLNKYSSKLGEQIADLHLYNQKLGERLRKEGNTIGKGAGHSESQYVDKFGFHTATCCGYIPQVNEWQSDWPSFFIRHRLQAQLDLIEKDYGDREARELWSQLKLKIPEMFCDVEIVPALLHGDLWAGNVAEDDSGPIIFDPASFYGHSEFELAIAGMFGGFSSCFFSAYHSKIPKAPGFEKRNKLYQLFNYINHWNHFGMGYRGSTLNVMRKLLK; encoded by the exons TGGATTTagcagaaagcagctgcagcagcctggaaatTACCAtggaaaaaatcctgaaaacagaATTGAAAACTTCCGTTCTGAAGGCATTTGGAAGCTCGGGAGGAGGATACATTAGCCAAAGCCAAGGTTATGAAACAGACAGTGGACGAGTATTTGTTAAAATCAACCACAAACCTCAG GCTAGAAAAATGTTTGAAGGGGAAATGGCAAGTTTGGAAGCTATTCAGAAAACCAATATTGTGAGAGTGCCTCAGCCTATTAAAGTAATTGACTTACCTGGAGGAGGAGCAATGTTTGTCATGGAGTACCTAAAGATGAAGCACCTCAACAA ATATTCTTCAAAGCTTGGAGAGCAGATAGCAGATCTTCATCTTTATAACCAGAAACTTGGAGAGAGATTGCGAAAGGAGGGAAACACAATTG gTAAAGGAGCAGGTCACTCTGAGTCTCAGTATGTGGATAAGTTTGGATTCCATACAGCCACTTGCTGTGGTTATATACCACAG GTGAATGAATGGCAGAGTGATTGGCCTTCCTTCTTTATTCGTCACCGACTCCAAGCTCAATTGGATTTGATTGAAAAAGATTATGGAGACAGAGAAGCCAGGGAACTTTGGTCACAGCTAAAA CTAAAGATTCCTGAAATGTTCTGTGACGTAGAAATTGTTCCTGCTCTCCTGCATGGGGACCTGTGGGCAGGAAATGTGGCTGAGGACGACTCTGGGCCAATTATCTTTGACCCTGCTTCCTTCTATGGCCATTCTGAATTTGAACTGGCCATTGCTGGAATGTTTGGTGGGTTTAGCAGCTGTTTTTTCTCCGCCTATCACAGTAAAATACCCAAAGCTCCAGGATTTGAGAAACGAAACAAATTGTATCAGCTCTTTAATTACATAAACCACTGGAACCATTTTGGGATGGGGTACAGGGGATCTACCCTAAATGTAATGAGAAAACTTCTAAAGTAA
- the FN3K gene encoding fructosamine-3-kinase isoform X4 has translation MDKLLETPTEIELCPKKGKHSKDLSDDNRTPVHTKQLQAEKKPTNLSTYFWWLTYVDLAESSCSSLEITMEKILKTELKTSVLKAFGSSGGGYISQSQGYETDSGRVFVKINHKPQARKMFEGEMASLEAIQKTNIVRVPQPIKVIDLPGGGAMFVMEYLKMKHLNKYSSKLGEQIADLHLYNQKLGERLRKEGNTIGKGAGHSESQYVDKFGFHTATCCGYIPQVNEWQSDWPSFFIRHRLQAQLDLIEKDYGDREARELWSQLKLKIPEMFCDVEIVPALLHGDLWAGNVAEDDSGPIIFDPASFYGHSEFELAIAGMFGGFSSCFFSAYHSKIPKAPGFEKRNKLYQLFNYINHWNHFGMGYRGSTLNVMRKLLK, from the exons GAGATCGAATTATGTCCCAAGAAGGGAAAGCATTCTAAAGATCTCAGTGATGACAACAGAACTCCAGTCCACACAAAGCAACtacaagcagagaaaaaacccaccaaccttTCCACATATTTCTGGTGGCTGACTTATG TGGATTTagcagaaagcagctgcagcagcctggaaatTACCAtggaaaaaatcctgaaaacagaATTGAAAACTTCCGTTCTGAAGGCATTTGGAAGCTCGGGAGGAGGATACATTAGCCAAAGCCAAGGTTATGAAACAGACAGTGGACGAGTATTTGTTAAAATCAACCACAAACCTCAG GCTAGAAAAATGTTTGAAGGGGAAATGGCAAGTTTGGAAGCTATTCAGAAAACCAATATTGTGAGAGTGCCTCAGCCTATTAAAGTAATTGACTTACCTGGAGGAGGAGCAATGTTTGTCATGGAGTACCTAAAGATGAAGCACCTCAACAA ATATTCTTCAAAGCTTGGAGAGCAGATAGCAGATCTTCATCTTTATAACCAGAAACTTGGAGAGAGATTGCGAAAGGAGGGAAACACAATTG gTAAAGGAGCAGGTCACTCTGAGTCTCAGTATGTGGATAAGTTTGGATTCCATACAGCCACTTGCTGTGGTTATATACCACAG GTGAATGAATGGCAGAGTGATTGGCCTTCCTTCTTTATTCGTCACCGACTCCAAGCTCAATTGGATTTGATTGAAAAAGATTATGGAGACAGAGAAGCCAGGGAACTTTGGTCACAGCTAAAA CTAAAGATTCCTGAAATGTTCTGTGACGTAGAAATTGTTCCTGCTCTCCTGCATGGGGACCTGTGGGCAGGAAATGTGGCTGAGGACGACTCTGGGCCAATTATCTTTGACCCTGCTTCCTTCTATGGCCATTCTGAATTTGAACTGGCCATTGCTGGAATGTTTGGTGGGTTTAGCAGCTGTTTTTTCTCCGCCTATCACAGTAAAATACCCAAAGCTCCAGGATTTGAGAAACGAAACAAATTGTATCAGCTCTTTAATTACATAAACCACTGGAACCATTTTGGGATGGGGTACAGGGGATCTACCCTAAATGTAATGAGAAAACTTCTAAAGTAA
- the FN3K gene encoding fructosamine-3-kinase isoform X7 translates to MDLAESSCSSLEITMEKILKTELKTSVLKAFGSSGGGYISQSQGYETDSGRVFVKINHKPQARKMFEGEMASLEAIQKTNIVRVPQPIKVIDLPGGGAMFVMEYLKMKHLNKYSSKLGEQIADLHLYNQKLGERLRKEGNTIGKGAGHSESQYVDKFGFHTATCCGYIPQVNEWQSDWPSFFIRHRLQAQLDLIEKDYGDREARELWSQLKLKIPEMFCDVEIVPALLHGDLWAGNVAEDDSGPIIFDPASFYGHSEFELAIAGMFGGFSSCFFSAYHSKIPKAPGFEKRNKLYQLFNYINHWNHFGMGYRGSTLNVMRKLLK, encoded by the exons TGGATTTagcagaaagcagctgcagcagcctggaaatTACCAtggaaaaaatcctgaaaacagaATTGAAAACTTCCGTTCTGAAGGCATTTGGAAGCTCGGGAGGAGGATACATTAGCCAAAGCCAAGGTTATGAAACAGACAGTGGACGAGTATTTGTTAAAATCAACCACAAACCTCAG GCTAGAAAAATGTTTGAAGGGGAAATGGCAAGTTTGGAAGCTATTCAGAAAACCAATATTGTGAGAGTGCCTCAGCCTATTAAAGTAATTGACTTACCTGGAGGAGGAGCAATGTTTGTCATGGAGTACCTAAAGATGAAGCACCTCAACAA ATATTCTTCAAAGCTTGGAGAGCAGATAGCAGATCTTCATCTTTATAACCAGAAACTTGGAGAGAGATTGCGAAAGGAGGGAAACACAATTG gTAAAGGAGCAGGTCACTCTGAGTCTCAGTATGTGGATAAGTTTGGATTCCATACAGCCACTTGCTGTGGTTATATACCACAG GTGAATGAATGGCAGAGTGATTGGCCTTCCTTCTTTATTCGTCACCGACTCCAAGCTCAATTGGATTTGATTGAAAAAGATTATGGAGACAGAGAAGCCAGGGAACTTTGGTCACAGCTAAAA CTAAAGATTCCTGAAATGTTCTGTGACGTAGAAATTGTTCCTGCTCTCCTGCATGGGGACCTGTGGGCAGGAAATGTGGCTGAGGACGACTCTGGGCCAATTATCTTTGACCCTGCTTCCTTCTATGGCCATTCTGAATTTGAACTGGCCATTGCTGGAATGTTTGGTGGGTTTAGCAGCTGTTTTTTCTCCGCCTATCACAGTAAAATACCCAAAGCTCCAGGATTTGAGAAACGAAACAAATTGTATCAGCTCTTTAATTACATAAACCACTGGAACCATTTTGGGATGGGGTACAGGGGATCTACCCTAAATGTAATGAGAAAACTTCTAAAGTAA
- the FN3K gene encoding fructosamine-3-kinase isoform X8: protein MEKILKTELKTSVLKAFGSSGGGYISQSQGYETDSGRVFVKINHKPQARKMFEGEMASLEAIQKTNIVRVPQPIKVIDLPGGGAMFVMEYLKMKHLNKYSSKLGEQIADLHLYNQKLGERLRKEGNTIGKGAGHSESQYVDKFGFHTATCCGYIPQVNEWQSDWPSFFIRHRLQAQLDLIEKDYGDREARELWSQLKLKIPEMFCDVEIVPALLHGDLWAGNVAEDDSGPIIFDPASFYGHSEFELAIAGMFGGFSSCFFSAYHSKIPKAPGFEKRNKLYQLFNYINHWNHFGMGYRGSTLNVMRKLLK from the exons AtggaaaaaatcctgaaaacagaATTGAAAACTTCCGTTCTGAAGGCATTTGGAAGCTCGGGAGGAGGATACATTAGCCAAAGCCAAGGTTATGAAACAGACAGTGGACGAGTATTTGTTAAAATCAACCACAAACCTCAG GCTAGAAAAATGTTTGAAGGGGAAATGGCAAGTTTGGAAGCTATTCAGAAAACCAATATTGTGAGAGTGCCTCAGCCTATTAAAGTAATTGACTTACCTGGAGGAGGAGCAATGTTTGTCATGGAGTACCTAAAGATGAAGCACCTCAACAA ATATTCTTCAAAGCTTGGAGAGCAGATAGCAGATCTTCATCTTTATAACCAGAAACTTGGAGAGAGATTGCGAAAGGAGGGAAACACAATTG gTAAAGGAGCAGGTCACTCTGAGTCTCAGTATGTGGATAAGTTTGGATTCCATACAGCCACTTGCTGTGGTTATATACCACAG GTGAATGAATGGCAGAGTGATTGGCCTTCCTTCTTTATTCGTCACCGACTCCAAGCTCAATTGGATTTGATTGAAAAAGATTATGGAGACAGAGAAGCCAGGGAACTTTGGTCACAGCTAAAA CTAAAGATTCCTGAAATGTTCTGTGACGTAGAAATTGTTCCTGCTCTCCTGCATGGGGACCTGTGGGCAGGAAATGTGGCTGAGGACGACTCTGGGCCAATTATCTTTGACCCTGCTTCCTTCTATGGCCATTCTGAATTTGAACTGGCCATTGCTGGAATGTTTGGTGGGTTTAGCAGCTGTTTTTTCTCCGCCTATCACAGTAAAATACCCAAAGCTCCAGGATTTGAGAAACGAAACAAATTGTATCAGCTCTTTAATTACATAAACCACTGGAACCATTTTGGGATGGGGTACAGGGGATCTACCCTAAATGTAATGAGAAAACTTCTAAAGTAA
- the FN3K gene encoding fructosamine-3-kinase isoform X5 translates to MEKGMKSSFLKAGCWWILKKKLLWFLDLAESSCSSLEITMEKILKTELKTSVLKAFGSSGGGYISQSQGYETDSGRVFVKINHKPQARKMFEGEMASLEAIQKTNIVRVPQPIKVIDLPGGGAMFVMEYLKMKHLNKYSSKLGEQIADLHLYNQKLGERLRKEGNTIGKGAGHSESQYVDKFGFHTATCCGYIPQVNEWQSDWPSFFIRHRLQAQLDLIEKDYGDREARELWSQLKLKIPEMFCDVEIVPALLHGDLWAGNVAEDDSGPIIFDPASFYGHSEFELAIAGMFGGFSSCFFSAYHSKIPKAPGFEKRNKLYQLFNYINHWNHFGMGYRGSTLNVMRKLLK, encoded by the exons TGGATTTagcagaaagcagctgcagcagcctggaaatTACCAtggaaaaaatcctgaaaacagaATTGAAAACTTCCGTTCTGAAGGCATTTGGAAGCTCGGGAGGAGGATACATTAGCCAAAGCCAAGGTTATGAAACAGACAGTGGACGAGTATTTGTTAAAATCAACCACAAACCTCAG GCTAGAAAAATGTTTGAAGGGGAAATGGCAAGTTTGGAAGCTATTCAGAAAACCAATATTGTGAGAGTGCCTCAGCCTATTAAAGTAATTGACTTACCTGGAGGAGGAGCAATGTTTGTCATGGAGTACCTAAAGATGAAGCACCTCAACAA ATATTCTTCAAAGCTTGGAGAGCAGATAGCAGATCTTCATCTTTATAACCAGAAACTTGGAGAGAGATTGCGAAAGGAGGGAAACACAATTG gTAAAGGAGCAGGTCACTCTGAGTCTCAGTATGTGGATAAGTTTGGATTCCATACAGCCACTTGCTGTGGTTATATACCACAG GTGAATGAATGGCAGAGTGATTGGCCTTCCTTCTTTATTCGTCACCGACTCCAAGCTCAATTGGATTTGATTGAAAAAGATTATGGAGACAGAGAAGCCAGGGAACTTTGGTCACAGCTAAAA CTAAAGATTCCTGAAATGTTCTGTGACGTAGAAATTGTTCCTGCTCTCCTGCATGGGGACCTGTGGGCAGGAAATGTGGCTGAGGACGACTCTGGGCCAATTATCTTTGACCCTGCTTCCTTCTATGGCCATTCTGAATTTGAACTGGCCATTGCTGGAATGTTTGGTGGGTTTAGCAGCTGTTTTTTCTCCGCCTATCACAGTAAAATACCCAAAGCTCCAGGATTTGAGAAACGAAACAAATTGTATCAGCTCTTTAATTACATAAACCACTGGAACCATTTTGGGATGGGGTACAGGGGATCTACCCTAAATGTAATGAGAAAACTTCTAAAGTAA